AAAAATGCAATCAATTGTGATATTTGCTGGCCATCGCATACAGTATTGTGCTACAAAGGCATTTCCAGCTTACAACTACACATACAAAGCAACGACTAAAAGCAGACAGTTAAGAAAATATAACGACAATATCCCACAAACACATGTACGTCAttccttccctccctcccttgcCCTAGTAATGCTTGTTAGAGCAGCAGTCCAATTCTGTAGTTGCCTCCATTTTCACGTTTTTTCACGTTAGGAATGCATGAAATCAACAAGATACATATCCTCGCCTTCCAAGTTTCCTTTAACAGTCCTTCTTCCTCCAATTGATCTGTATAAATCAACTGACTTTTGGTTGATCAGAATGGTGAAAGCCATCTCAGCAGTTGGTCGTTCAGCAGGTCTATCATGTGTCATTTGCAAGCACATATCCAACAGATCAGGATTTTTAATCTTTCGTATTTGATTTTGCCTCTCTGCAGGAATTGGTGACAGACCCGTAAACAACTCAGTCAGGGTCACACCCAGACTGTAAACATCAGACTCTCGTGTGCTGCGAGTTGAGCTACCATCACTGCGAGGAACTTTCTCAGGTGCACAATATTCAGGACTCAGAGCACCTAGAGACTTGCTACTGTTGATCATGTGACTTGCACCAAGATCACCCACTTTAGCTACCATATCACGAGTGATCATTACATTGGTAGTACGGATATCACAATGAACATAAGCCTGAGGACGGAGGCGATGCATATACGTAATGGCAGCAGTA
The DNA window shown above is from Corticium candelabrum chromosome 13, ooCorCand1.1, whole genome shotgun sequence and carries:
- the LOC134188992 gene encoding uncharacterized protein LOC134188992, which codes for MEKEQRETKSKLDEEIAEKRQLSQEVGRAQAQRLNAEKALEEKEKQLSQYWKILEIRQNELQLDGNKLGSGSYGVVQVGHWCDVPVAVKTFHENLRLPQLAPVFKKELTVCSQLHHPNLVPIYGGVMKNEIPIQIVMELLQGSLSDLMKAAHASKSYHCYLSFREQIDVATDTTAAITYMHRLRPQAYVHCDIRTTNVMITRDMVAKVGDLGASHMINSSKSLGALSPEYCAPEKVPRSDGSSTRSTRESDVYSLGVTLTELFTGLSPIPAERQNQIRKIKNPDLLDMCLQMTHDRPAERPTAEMAFTILINQKSVDLYRSIGGRRTVKGNLEGEDMYLVDFMHS